The following are encoded together in the bacterium genome:
- a CDS encoding sialidase family protein, whose amino-acid sequence MANVYAWLSGGSAGSTNPVYKTTDGSTWSSFRGDDGSNTGISYFWIDEFNTFQTAVEGTGASPWFYYTTNNGGTWTSFGSVPPVANFVGILPDGTLLGFGGSSGAQAVTRSTNGGSSWSSASTLPSQSSSMSLSPTFIRTSNGDLFVFGIDTSAGTTQVWSSSNSGSTWSRVFSDANRSHAATCNLSYQKTSTNDVLLLVVSGNSFTLSPGIFMWRSTDFGSTWSNVFSDTAQHGSQNAPSLMVGDPNNPGICSDGSWLVMGCYANDSFNDTTGLGWRSTNDGSTWSSDNSSVVPYTATAAGNNPNLGAWGDTVSVTWGISRGNSITNAVYRSTNGGSTWSHYTTSPFNTSTYSIQRLWSDSF is encoded by the coding sequence ATGGCCAACGTCTACGCATGGCTAAGCGGTGGTTCTGCTGGTTCAACGAACCCGGTCTACAAGACCACAGACGGATCTACTTGGTCATCTTTTCGCGGTGACGACGGGAGCAATACAGGCATCTCTTATTTTTGGATTGATGAATTCAACACTTTCCAAACGGCCGTCGAGGGCACAGGCGCTTCGCCTTGGTTCTACTACACCACGAATAATGGCGGTACGTGGACGAGCTTCGGGAGCGTTCCCCCTGTCGCGAATTTCGTCGGCATTCTTCCAGACGGTACGCTTCTTGGTTTCGGTGGCAGTAGCGGGGCACAGGCAGTTACGCGAAGCACCAATGGTGGCAGTAGCTGGTCTTCAGCATCCACATTACCGTCACAGTCCAGTTCCATGTCTTTGTCTCCTACTTTCATCCGGACTTCGAACGGCGACTTGTTTGTATTCGGCATTGACACGTCAGCCGGAACGACGCAGGTTTGGTCCTCTTCGAATAGTGGCTCGACATGGAGCCGGGTTTTCTCAGATGCGAATCGTTCGCACGCGGCGACCTGCAATCTTTCTTATCAGAAGACGTCGACCAACGATGTGTTATTGCTTGTCGTTTCGGGTAACAGCTTTACTCTGAGTCCGGGAATCTTCATGTGGCGATCAACTGACTTTGGCTCGACTTGGTCCAATGTATTCTCTGATACGGCGCAGCATGGCTCTCAGAACGCGCCATCCCTTATGGTCGGGGACCCCAACAATCCCGGCATTTGTAGCGACGGCTCATGGCTGGTAATGGGTTGCTATGCGAATGACTCTTTTAACGATACCACCGGCCTCGGATGGAGAAGCACTAATGATGGCTCAACTTGGAGTTCGGACAATAGCTCTGTCGTCCCATATACCGCGACAGCGGCTGGCAACAACCCGAACCTAGGGGCGTGGGGCGATACTGTCAGCGTGACGTGGGGCATTAGCCGCGGTAATAGTATCACGAACGCCGTCTATCGGAGCACGAATGGTGGCTCTACCTGGAGCCATTACACCACGTCGCCATTTAACACGTCGACCTATTCCATCCAGCGACTCTGGTCAGACTCCTTCTAG